In the Paralichthys olivaceus isolate ysfri-2021 chromosome 15, ASM2471397v2, whole genome shotgun sequence genome, one interval contains:
- the LOC138404886 gene encoding Golgi SNAP receptor complex member 1-like, which translates to MKHPVANRKEKKRAGDFSPFFSFLLSFQQINAVLISIVDSLAPVLLCRSYKSSSGVNNRKTELFLKEHEHLRNSDRLIDNAISIAMSTKENITFQRGMLKSIQTRVTTLANRFPAINSLIQKINLRKRRDSLILGGVIGVCTILLLLYTFH; encoded by the exons ATGAAACACCCTGTGGCGAACAGAAAGGAGA AAAAAAGAGCTGGTgacttctctcctttcttttctttccttctctcttttcagcAGATCAATGCTGTATTAATCAGTATAGTTGATTCTCTTGctcctgttttattgtgcaggtcTTACAAAAGCAGCTCGGGAGTGAATAACAGAAAGACTGAGCTCTTCCTCAAGGAACATGAACATCTCAGAAA CTCCGATCGGCTTATTGACAATGCAATAAG TATCGCCATGTCGACCAAAGAGAACATCACTTTTCAGCGTGGGATGCTGAAGTCCATTCAAACCAGGGTTACAACTTTGGCCA ATCGTTTCCCCGCCATCAACAGTCTCATCCAGAAAATCAATTTGCGCAAGAGGCGTGACTCTCTAATCCTAGGCGGGGTGATCGGCGTCTGCACCATACTCCTGTTGCTCTACACTTTCCACTGA